Part of the Loxodonta africana isolate mLoxAfr1 chromosome 15, mLoxAfr1.hap2, whole genome shotgun sequence genome is shown below.
TAGGAGCTGGGTTCTATCAGATCCTCATGTCACAAGTTATATGGGGCCAGTAGATGAAAATACTACCATGACAGAACAAGAGGGTACCAGTAGGCTGCATGAACAGGTAGCCCAGACACAAAGTTCATGCAACACTGTTTCACCAGCCTCCTTCTCTTGCTGGTACTTATGGCCCCATCTGGGTTTGTATATAACCattgaaggaggaggagaagtccTGAGCTTGATTTGAGGATCTGTCTGCTGTACACCAGTACAAGGTGAAAGACATTCAAGAATGTCcatgaaaaattatatataaaaaaaaaccaaacccagtgccgtcaagttgatcccgactcatagtgaccctataggacagagtagaactgccccacagagtttccaaggagcaccttgaggattcgaactgccgaccctttggttagcagccatagcacttaaccactacaccaccagggtttccatgaaaaaCTATAGACAGAGAGAAATCCTCCTAATGGGTGGTGCTGTGAGATACATGATTATTCACTTTTTATAGTAGACGATGTGATCTAAGGTGAGAATATAGTTGGTTGTTGCAATTGGGAGATGGTACAACTGGTGTATAGTGactagaggccagggatgctgtttATCCTTTAATACAGAGGACAGCTCGCAACGACAAAGAATTGTGAGGTCCGAAGTGTCAATAGTGGCAAGTTTGAGaaacctacttgacggcactgggtttgggtatgtTATAAATATGGATAAGGAGAAAGAGAAGCTGCTAACCAGGAAAACGTCTATGTTTGttctttttaggtgccatcgagtcagttccaactcacagagaccctatgtacaacagaatgaaacacctcccagtcgtgtgccatcctcacaattgttgtcatgcttgagcacattgttgcagccagtgtgtcattccatcttgttgaatgccttcctctttttcaatgaccctctactttaccaaacatgatgtctttctccaggggctggtccctcctgataagatgtcttAAGTATGTTAGGTgaagtcttgcaatccttgcttttaatgagcattctggctccattttttccaagacggatttgttcctttttctggcaatccatggtatattttatagtcttcaccaacaccataattcaaagccatcaattcatcttcagtcttccttatttattatccagtttcacatgcgtatgaggcaattaaaaacaagggcttaggtcaggtgcaccttagtcctttaggagacatctctgccttttaacaaaagaaattaaatctgtcagcttgtcatactgtggtgacttgcgtgttgctgtgacaccAAAAGCtttactacaggtatttcaaatattggcagtgtcacccttggtggaaaaatttcagcagagcttccagactaagagaggctagcaagaaggacttggcagaccacttccaaaaaaattggccagtgaaaactgttCTAATACTTCATGTGAACTAACGAATTTAAACCCCAATGAAGATACAAGGAACAAAGAAGTTAAATCACTTGCCTAAACTATCACAGTTAGGGAGTGGGGAATTCTGGGTTTAAACTCAGTCTGTCTTGAGGGACGTCTCTCTTAATCACTTTGCTACATGTCTCCATTGAGGTGAAATCCACAAGCACATATAGTGTTAAAGAAACAATTTGTTATTtttctaggaaatcctatggaatcATAAAAAGCACTACTAACAGCAAGTAACAACACCCCTAAATATTCCTTTTTAACAGCTGTGTGTCATCGACTCCGGGGGAATAACCAGGGGAGTGACAAAGGAGGCCACTCATTTTCCTGCTCTGGGAATTTAGAATTCCTGGTGTGATATTATAAATGGAGTAGCACGTTGAGTCTCAAAGGATCCAATATTAGTTTTATGACACAGGATGCAAACACAGGCTCAGTAATTTCTATACCCAAGAGGCTCATCAAACATGGGAGGAAATCatgagagagagaataaattctgcTCTACTCATCCATTTCTCCAGAACTACAGGCCATGAAATACATTCCCATTGAAGCAGGATGATTATTTTGGAGGCTCATATAAGGTAGTTGTTTTACTCCTTGCAAATTAAGAGCACCTTCTGGGTCAATTCTCAAATACAAATTATACAGCATACCCTAGAATCCCTCTTCTAGCATGTCAAAGACTGAGGACTGAGCTCATGACTATTGCCTCCTTCATCATCAAACTTTGTTCCCCTCAGGACAGTGAGTAGGAAACACCAGCAGTAGTGATGACTACACGAAAAAGAGGTGAGTATTGAATCACCTCTGCCTCGATAAGTTCCTTTCAAAGTCTCAATTACATAAATGGTTCTGGGAAACATCACTATTCGTTGCCCCTTTTAGTCCTAATTCTTAGGGGGAAGGAACTGAGGGATTACACTgagtagaaaggaagaaatgatgtccAGAGACATTGGGGACCTACCAGAATTTTTATAACACAGAGACACCCAGTAAGGGCAAAAAGTAGGGGAAAATGGGTAACCCAAAGGAATCACCATAGGAATCAGGCTTCTTAGATGCCTTACTCTGTGTCTTCAGACAATTCTGAGTTTGTAAACAGCAACTCCATCTCTCCCTCTGTAGACAGAGAACAAGAGTTCATTGCTAATGTCACCTTCTACCTCTCTTCACACAGACCACACTGGTGAAGTGAATGGCTATGAAAAATGACTCCTCAGTGATTGAGTTTATCCTTATGGGATTAACAGACCAACCTGAGCTCCAGCTGCCCCTGTTTTGTCTGTTGTTGGTGAACTATGTGGTCACTGTCATGGGGAATTTGAGCTTAATTAACCTGATTTGTCTGAATTCCCACCTTCACACCCCCTTGTAttttttcctcttcaatctgtcttTCATTGACCTCTGCTATTCATTTGTCTTTACTCCCAAAATGCTGATGAGCTTTATTTCAGAGAGGAATATAATCTCCTTTACAGGATGCATGACTCAGCTATTTTTCTACTgcttctttgtcagctctgagtGCTATGTGTTGACAgccatggcctatgatcgctatgtggcTATCTGCAAGCCCCTGCTGTACACAGTCACCATGTCCCCTAAGTtctgttccctgttgatgtttGGTTCATATATGATGGGGTTTGCTGATGCCATGGTACACACTGGGTTTATAATCACATTGATGTTTTGTGACTCCAACATCATCAACCATTACATGTGTGACATCTTCCCCCTCCTCCAGCTCTCCTGCAGCAGCACCTATGCCAATGAGCTTGTGGTTTCCATTATTGTAGGCATAGTTGTCACAGTATCCGGCCTCATTATCTTTCTCTCTTATGCTTTGATTCTTTTCAATATCCTTCACATGTCATCATCTAAGGGTTGGTCCAAAGCCTTCAGCACCTGTGGCTCCCACATAATAACTGTTGGTCTATTCTACGGATTTGGAATGCTCACTCATGTCAAACCATCATCTGCTGGATTTGTGGAGCAGGGAAAATTTTTCTCAGTGTTTTACACCAATGTGGTGCCCATGCTGAATCCCCTCATCTATAGCCTCAGAAACAAGGATGTCAAACTTGCTCTGAAGAAAACTGTGAAGAGAATTACAAACTGAGCACAAGCAGAAGTGCCACCTTAGTGCCTGCCTCCATTGCTGTGTCTTCTCCTTCTCTTCATCTTTTTGCCCCTATTGTCCTTTTTCTTCTGTTCGTCTTTCTTTCTAAAGTATTCTTGGAAAGATTTTTACCCTAATGTCTTTTCTCATCAGGTACTATAACCATGTTTACCTGTTCTTGAACTTCAGGATCATTCCAATCCCAAGGTGGCCCACCTGATTGTTATTCCTGGTATCGAGGGAAACACTAGACTCATTTCTTTTCTGTGTAAAGATAATACTGCCTTTTAGTTATGAATGTGTATTTCTTTCCCACCCAGTGTGAACTGCAGAGTGAGATGCTGAGTGACCTCTCGTGTCTTTCTTGCTTTCCCTGAAACAATTGTATAGACTTTTCTGTTTcaagcatttttttgttttgttttgttttgttttaacttatGATTGCGTTAAGACAGAGAAGGTGGTGACAAAAATTGTAGACACGGTGCAGTAGTAAAAATTTCCAAAATCTTTCATGGTCCTTTTGGTAACAGTTTTTGTTCTGGATTTTCACTCTCATGTTTGTAATGTTAGGAATACCTTGTTGAATCATGGTTCTACTGTCCTTTAGAATGTGTGAGTATAGCTGAGGGTCACCACTGTGTTCACCTTGCACAAACCACACCTATGCGGAAAATTACAGGAGGTTCTTTTGATTgtctctcttttattgttttggacaATGATGTGTTGTCATAAATAGAATTGACATTGTCACTGACTGGTACTTGTATCAGTGGAACAAATGTTATTTTCCAcattatggatttttttgttCTCCACAAATTCTCTGGGATTCATACAGATCATGATTAAAATTACACAGCACTATCCTTGGCTACGGAATAGAGTGTCAAGTATAATGTCAAACTTTTTCGTTTGCTCAGCTGTGTAGCAAAGTTTTCCTTTTACAAAAGAAGGTctgttccctctttttttttatttttaataaacaaaatcatTTTAGCAAGGACCTTGTCATATTGGGATTTAATCTCTCAATATGTAAAGTAGACTTCTCTCTTTTGTTCttcaaagagaaaattaaatcTATGGTCTATTTTTGTGTGGCATTCTTATCAATCTTATTGAAACGTGTATCTACTTGTTCTGTCCTCCAGATGAGGAATTGATTATGTGActggctcaaggtcacacagttaatgTTGCAGAGCCCagtatttgaacccattgtttatCCCAGGAAAGAAtagcaggaaagaaaaagagaattgtAAAAGAATGGGTTTGAAGTGGAGGTcgctgctaagtgaaataaatcaaatatTTAAGGACAAAGATTATGTGATCCCTCTTTTACAAGAAGACAAGATCAGATACAGAGAAACCACTGTTCATTGGTGTTTTCCCAGGAGAGTAGTGGAGGAGGGGTAAGTAAACTTTAGAACTTAGAGAGTTGTTTCTTTTAGGGTTGGTGATGGGAAATGTGGCTATGAGAGCGGAAATAGTGAGTACAGCAGGACCATAGTAAAGGCGAGTGTTTGAGCACAAGTTAACAAGAAGAGCGAAAACTTATGATAAATGTCACTAATGTCAATGAACAATTTATGTGGAAATTTGTAAAAAAGAATTCTTTGGGGGATATATattttgcaacaacaataataacaactaaAATATATGTGTTAGGTTACATGCATATATAAATATGCGTAAATatgtatgttgtttttgttaggtgccatcaagtcagttttgactcatatcaaccctataggatagagtagaacagccccgtagggtttccaaggagcagctgggagattcaaactgccaactttttggttagcaaatgagctcttaaccactgtgacaccaaggatcctaaatatatatatatatatatatatatatatgtgtatatgtgtatatgtgtatatgtgtatatgtgtatatgtgtatatgtgtatatgtgtatatgtgtatatgtgtatatgtgtatatgtgtatatgtgtatatgtgtatatgtgtatatgtgtatatgtgtatatgtgtatatgtgtatatgtgtatatgtgtatatgtgtatatataacatacatacatatatataaaaccccactgcctttgagttgattctgactcatagcgaccctataggttatagcagaactgccccctagggtttccaaggagcacctggtggatttgaacttttggcttagttagcagccatagttcttaaccactacaccaccagggtttctggttttCAATGAGGATAATATAAATTATTACTGATATAAAAACTTATCACAAGGTTCTTCTGATACTATATTAATTACCCTATTATGTTCCCAGAAGTTTAcaatatgttttttaaaaccatattaaaaaaaaccatatAGGAGGGCATATATGAATAACTatagcatatgtatatacatgttaaTTTAtgctgcatatattttcaagTATAAAGTAAAGCACATGGGGGTACAGTTAaggatacttcctagacacaaCCGAACACCGAACACCTTACAGGATTGGTCTACTGAGTTTGagagcttaggaccatagtcctGTGGGAAAACtcagtcaactgacataatatagtccataaacacaatgttctacattctagttttgtgagtagtgtctgtgatttaaaagcttacgagcagccatataagatacagctattggtttctactcatctggagctaaagagaaagaagaaaaccaaggattcaaaaaagaaactagtctacagaaccaatagtctacatgaacaacaacatcacctaccttgagaccagaagaactagaaggtgcctggctaccactaccacccATTTGAACCAGTGACTCAATAGATGGTcgtggatagaatgggagaaaattgtagaacaaaatggaaatccctaaaaaaaaaaaaaaaaaaaaaggccagacttactgaattGGAAGAGGCTAGTTGAACTCCAGAGACTTTtgctctgagatactcttcaaacttggaactcaaaacactcccagagatcactttccagccaaatgacagattgaGTACTTGCTTTTCAAAATAATTATCTAGATGAAAACAAAATGGTTAACACTTACCctagagcaaagatgagaaagcaaagaGCAACAGGGAAGCTAGAGTAATGGAAAAAGAACAaccaaaatgaataaatgagaatgctgatatatcgtgaagaatgtaaccaatgtctttgaacaatatgtaaagaaattgttaaatgacaaactaatttccTATGTAAACTCTAAACAAAAGcgcaataaatttattttttaaaaaagaagaaagtggaggAAATGGTATTCTCAGCCAAGATGGCTTTGAGAGATCATCAATGAGGTTTTGCTGTCAAACTAGAGAAATACACATGGCCCTAGAGATGTTTGATTTTAAAGATTTGAATAAATTTTCacaactatatatgtatatgtgagtgtgtatatatatataatactagCAATTACTTCCTGTGATGGTGAGATTGAGGATTTGGGGACAGGACTCCCTGAGGAGGCATGTCATAGTTTCCATACAGAATATATACTTTAAAAAGCCTATTAGATATTATGTTATCAtttgaaatttggaaacagaagaaaaaagttattcataataaaaacaattgaaaatagAACTCTACAAAATCTTCTATTGTGTGTTACACAGAAGATAAAGTACTATCCAAAACTATTTTCCGTGAGGTCATGACACCCAGA
Proteins encoded:
- the LOC100676969 gene encoding olfactory receptor 143-like, with product MAMKNDSSVIEFILMGLTDQPELQLPLFCLLLVNYVVTVMGNLSLINLICLNSHLHTPLYFFLFNLSFIDLCYSFVFTPKMLMSFISERNIISFTGCMTQLFFYCFFVSSECYVLTAMAYDRYVAICKPLLYTVTMSPKFCSLLMFGSYMMGFADAMVHTGFIITLMFCDSNIINHYMCDIFPLLQLSCSSTYANELVVSIIVGIVVTVSGLIIFLSYALILFNILHMSSSKGWSKAFSTCGSHIITVGLFYGFGMLTHVKPSSAGFVEQGKFFSVFYTNVVPMLNPLIYSLRNKDVKLALKKTVKRITN